A stretch of Labrus mixtus chromosome 7, fLabMix1.1, whole genome shotgun sequence DNA encodes these proteins:
- the cstf1 gene encoding cleavage stimulation factor subunit 1, with protein MFRPKPTLKDRQHLYKLIISQLLYDGYTNIANSLINEVKPPNVVSPSEQLMQLAKIGMENDDSAVQYAIGRSDTVAPGVGIDMEFDADVQTMSPEASEYETCYVTSHKGPCRVASYSRDGQLIATGSADASIKILDTERMLAKSAMPIEVMMNETAQQNMENHPVIRTLYDHVDEVTCLAFHPTEQILASGSRDYTLKLFDYSKPSAKRAFKYIQEAEMLRAISFHPSGDFLLVGTQHPTLRLYDINTFQCFVSCNPLDQHTDTISGVSYNHSANSYVSCSKDGSIKLWDGVSNRCVTTFDKAHDGAEVCSAVFSKNSKYILSSGKDSVVKLWEISTGRTLVKYTGAGLSGRQMHRTQGVFNHTEDYVLLPDERTISLCCWDSRTAERKNLLSLGHNNIVRCIVHSPTNPGFMTCSDDFRARFWYRRTTTD; from the exons ATGTTTCGACCTAAACCAACACTGAAGGACCGACAGCACCTCTACAAGCTCATCATCAGCCAGTTGCTCTATGATGGATACACAAACATCGCCAACAGCCTCATCAATGAGGTCAAGCCACCCAATGTAGTGTCTCCCTCTGAGCAGCTGATGCAGCTGGCAAAGATAG ggatGGAGAATGACGATAGCGCAGTGCAGTATGCCATTGGGCGCTCGGATACAGTGGCCCCCGGTGTGGGTATTGATATGGAATTCGACGCAGATGTCCAGACCATGTCTCCGGAGGCGTCGGAGTACGAAACCTGCTACGTAACGTCCCACAAGGGCCCGTGCCGGGTCGCTTCATACAGTCGTGACGGCCAGCTGATCGCCACTGGCTCTGCTGACGCGTCCATCAAGATCCTGGATACTGAACGCATGTTGGCCAAGAGTGCCATGCCTATTGAG GTGATGATGAACGAGACCGCTCAGCAAAACATGGAGAATCACCCTGTGATTCGAACACTGTACGACCACGTAGACGAAGTCACCTGCCTCGCCTTCCATCCGACTGAACAGATTCTGGCTTCTGGCTCCAGAGATTACACCCTCAAACTTTTCGACTACTCAAAGCCCTCTGCAAAACGAgcatttaaatatatacag GAAGCTGAAATGCTGCGTGCGATCTCCTTTCACCCATCAGGCGACTTCCTGCTGGTAGGAACACAGCACCCCACCCTCCGTCTCTACGACATCAACACCTTCCAGTGCTTTGTGTCCTGCAACCCTCTCGACCAGCACACGGACACCATCAGCGGGGTCAGCTATAACCACTCCGCCAACAGCTACGTCAGCTGCAGCAAGGACGGCAGCATCAAGCTGTGGGACGGCGTCTCCAACCGCTGCGTCACCACCTTCGACAAGGCCCACGATGGGGCGGAGGTCTGCTCTGCCGTCTTCTCCAAGAACTCCAAGTACATTCTGTCCAGTGGCAAAGATTCAGTGGTCAAACTATGGGAGATCTCTACAGGCCGGACACTGGTCAAGTACACAG GTGCCGGGCTGAGCGGCCGACAGATGCATCGCACACAGGGTGTGTTTAACCACACGGAGGACTACGTACTGCTGCCAGACGAGCGCACCATCAGCCTGTGCTGCTGGGACTCGCGCACAGCGGAGAGGAAAAACTTGCTGTCTCTGGGACACAACAACATCGTCCGCTGCATCGTCCACTCGCCCACCAATCCCGGCTTCATGACCTGCAGCGACGACTTCAGGGCCCGCTTCTGGTACCGCCGCACCaccacagactga